Proteins from a genomic interval of Corynebacterium deserti GIMN1.010:
- the trxA gene encoding thioredoxin, with the protein MSNVTAVTEQNFKSVVIESDKPVIVDFWAEWCGPCKKLSPIIEEIAGEYGDKAVVASVDVDSERTLGAMFQIMSIPSVLIFKDGQKVDEFVGLRPKGEIVEKLEKHL; encoded by the coding sequence ATGAGCAACGTCACCGCAGTAACGGAACAAAACTTCAAATCTGTCGTGATCGAATCCGACAAACCAGTCATCGTCGATTTCTGGGCAGAATGGTGTGGGCCGTGTAAAAAGCTGAGCCCCATCATCGAAGAAATCGCCGGCGAGTACGGTGACAAGGCCGTGGTGGCCAGCGTCGATGTGGATTCTGAGCGCACCTTAGGTGCCATGTTCCAGATCATGTCAATTCCTTCCGTCCTCATTTTCAAAGACGGCCAGAAGGTCGACGAGTTTGTCGGCCTGCGCCCCAAGGGGGAAATCGTCGAAAAGCTGGAAAAGCACCTCTAA